A stretch of DNA from Sebastes umbrosus isolate fSebUmb1 chromosome 14, fSebUmb1.pri, whole genome shotgun sequence:
tgaaaaatataacaaatgagGTAATAAATGTAAACGAATACAAAACCTGCCTATGGAATTTCTCGatttttcatgaaaaacaaaattgccacaaagaaaacatgcaaTGATTGCAATGATTTTCCCAGAACTGTTTTAAATGGTCTCATTTATTCCATTCTTCAAATTGTAGTCTTAAATGGCTTGTAAAATCTGTCAGGTTTGTCCTACAAATTATCATAGCTGTTAACTTAATTCAACTACTGGAGACTTCCCAAACCAGTTCTCCAGCTTAATCCacttctatttattgttttattgcactAAGAATATTTGCTTTTACCTTCAGTCATAGCATTTAAATTATagtattaattataatataatattataataagtaattataatatatagtttttatagtattatttaaattatatagAAATAGTGGTGCATCATCAACATAATGATTAGATaacaaaaagatgaataaaGATGCTTTGTATGAACTTGTACACAGAGAACAGAAATGGGCCAAGAATCGAACCCTGTGGCACACCACCAGTTAAAGTAATCTATGCAGACACTGAACTTGATATTAGAGAAAGAAgattttcaatatttttggaCAAGGTGGCACATACATTAATGTAATACAAATGCTACTTTACTCTGTTGCTTTTGGATTCAAATTGTAATTGTTATTAAAACCATAACTCATTTGTCTGCAACATATCTCATGCCATGTATCTCATGCCAAGGTTAGTGATAGCCAGCCACCTTGAGGGAAGTTGCCTGGTTTGTCTGCTTTGTTTACAAGTTAACACATGACGGCCTccggtgtgtgcatgtgtagaaACACATGACGGCAGCTTTGTAACCACATTTAAAATAAGCATGGGAGAGCGTCTGTAACTTGAGCTCTCATTTTATTATGGGGAGCAAGTGTGAACAGCAGGTTGTTATCTTGAAAATACATCAAATCTCTTAATAACCAGAAGTAAAGCAGAGTGTATGTAGACAATAAGAAATCCCACCGAGCAAcaaaatcaaagcttaaaatcccatttatatcagtaattaaccTCATGTGTGccttttatgtttcttttaccAACTAGAAATCTGTAATTTcctaatttgaatatttttgcaaccaaaacAAGCCTCTCCAGTGTGAGTGAATAACCCTACAGTCTTTGAAAATGTTGTGGAAGTGgtggactgtgtgtgtctgtccctTCCTGTCCACTTAGTGTCCTGTTAGTGCAAGCAACAACCTGTCTGCTCCTCAACTACCACCCGTCCTCCGCTTTGTACTCTCTCTTCACTTGGAGGTTACCTTCAGCACTCGTACATAATCCTCCCCTGCTGAAAGTCACACATGCACCACAGTAACTCTAACCCTGCTTCACAGGGATTTCTACAAATGTCATGAACATACCAGCTGCTGCTGATTACTGCACCGATGACAGGAGTGAAAAAGGAGGATTTTGACGTGGTCCATTTTAACTCACAGGCTTTTCTACAATGCCTAAATGTCAGGCCTGTCCTTATCTGAGTTTTTATCTCCTCTCTTGGTTTTCAGCTGAAGCTGTGAGCCGATGCTAATGTGATTTTTACGGCTGAATTGGTGGGTCACGGCAGTGTAAATGAGCAAATTTTCATTGTCAGCTGTGTGCTTCAGTTTTTTGTTAAAATGAACAGTATGGTAATAGCATCTGAGTGTAACCATGCTGGTTTAATGCAttcatttttctccatttttagCGATTGTGACCAGGTTGTGTCTGTATTCTTATTACTAACTAACCGCATATCTAAAAATGTTATAACTACTGTTAAGcaactatatattttattagCAATCATATCAGAGATCACACATTTCAGTTTCTTAAATTGTACAATCTCAAATATCTCTGCTTTCCCTTTTTGTTGTTAGTTGATAAACAACAGGATTCAGGATATAAATGCAGGTTAACAAATAaaagattttatgtttttattggttCAAGAGACTAAACAATACTTAAAAAGTAATGTTAAACGTGGATAAAGTGTCTCCATCTTTTGGCGATCTATTTTTATTGCAGGTACCAAGACAAGACTAGTGGTGGGTAATTTATTTACAGactaataatgaacaaatactCCAAACTGAATATTAATTTGTCTCTTTCTTGTTAACACAAAAAGCTGTGATGtaacagctttttttcttttattgattaAATATGTTATGTGATGGTGTTTTGGCgagtattcatttattaatattattaatttccCCCAGTTCAGATGCATTTCACAGTGCTTGACTGCACAAAGACTTTCAGAAAGGTCTTTGGGGTTTTAGTTCAGGTCAGTGCACAAATAACTGCAGAGTAGACACTATTCCTTGCTCATGTCGAGCTGACACTGTTTACTTTGTTCGGTCCTGACTGATCCCAGGATTAACAACACAGAATGGCGACCAGATgctgtatataatgtatgtaagAAACTCTGTTCTGTACATATTGATTTAACAATCTGACTAGTCAGTCTAGGCAAGtcagtccagactgaaatatctcaaagtgtattggatggatttccatgaaatttggttcagacattcatgttcccgaGAGAAAGAATCCAAATGACTTTAGAGATCCCAGTACgtagaaattagtggcatctagtggtgtggttgcagattgcaaccaattgaattGTTTGACTGAAAAGTCAAAATCATAGCAGCAGAGGACGCCATTATGCAGACTATTAGTTGCTAGTATGGGGGAACATcccaaaacactggatcctacatttcccataatgcaactgtCCCTTTTAATGTAATAGAGCTCAACATTGAGGTTCTGGAAGTGAAAATCCCATTCATATTCTGAATGAGGATTTGATTATTAGCCATAATGTCGTGACCATCCATGGTAGACTTACCATGAGCTACGAGATTGTGAAtcgatgatatactgtatgctcCTGTAGAAGCCGCAAGTCTGTATGATAGCAACCtagctttaagaaaaacatgttttattcgcGATGTCATGGAGAGAAGTACTACACGACCcacaatcaacaacacaaacaagtgTAACAGCGATGtttctgattggtggagctcGCCGTTACCATGGAAATGTGTACCGCACCCGTGACCGGAGTGTACGCGCTCGTATGTGCTGCTCCGTGGTGTCCCGGATTTCAAACCGGACCAACATGGCAGCTCATTTAGAAACTTTCTCTTATgttacgaaaatagttcaccgaaatgtgtttccgaaaacatctgaggtgagaaataaagcgtgcagttgctgaatctgtcttaaATGTTTTTCAGGAGTTTCTAGAGGTGGTGAGTCGCCATTCGCAATGGTTTATGGGATTAGTAGTTCCTTCATTCTTAAAATAATGACGTACACAGTCTTGTACCTTCGCCCTGTtttccaatgtgtttttttttgctccgaatcaaatgttttattgtcaCGATTCATCTCGTAGCTGGTTGTCTTTGTTCCATGCGTAAAACTCTTTAtataaggattttctgaaacgTCAATGGAGTAAATTAACGGGAAATTCACCTTCTGAACCGCAGCCGTTAAAAAAGTGGGTGGTCACTGTTTAGCGTATCACATCAGCTGCCTATATGACATTCTTGCTTAGTGGAAGGTcagtttattacatttttaccgTGATTTTAGTGTTGAAACTGACTCCAAATTCCCCTTACTGTCCAAAGAAAACCACGTTTCTGCaaatttgattttcatttttttcagataaattCAAATGCTAAGTGTTCCTTTATACTGTAGGGTGCAAAAATTCAACTTCTTAAActaaataaaccattttaaatACCCTTGGATGAGCTGAAACATTCATCATCACAAAGCTGATAGAGTGGATTTGCACGGTGCAGATTTCTATTCCGCTTTACCGACAACATCACGGCTCTTTGCTCGTAATTTATTCAACTGGGATTCTGCGATGTCGGCTCGTTCCTCGGCTTCCTCCAGTTCATGTTGCACCTTCCGAGCTTTAGCCAAATGGACGCTGGTTTGTTCCTCCTGAAGTGTCACAGAAAACAATATAAGAAAGGTACACATGAAGCAAACATTTCACACAGTATTCATGTATTTTGACTCACCGCCTCCTCACACTGACGCTTATAGACTTTCAATTTCAGCTGCACTTTGTTGACCAAATCCTGAAGTCTTGCCacgctcttcttctcctcctcaccctAAAACATTCAAGATGTCGCTCTCACATCTCATTTTGCATATTCAAGAAACTCAGTTATATAACAGCATAAACCTTTTACCTGATAAGTGAGCTCTTTAATTCTCCTCTCATATTTGCGCGCACCTTTCATGGCCTCGCTGCTGCGTTTCTGTTCTGAATCCAATTCATTTTCCAGCTCACGCACcttaaaaatacagttttagtttaaatcacttttcatttgatttttCTCTCCACAGAATGGTTTTGTCCCAGTTTGATTAATACCCTGTTTTCCAGTTTCTGAagctctttctttcctcccttcaGAGCCATCTGCTCGGCTTCATCCAGACGCTGCTGCAGGTCTTTCACCGACACCTCCAggttcttcttcatcctctccagGTGAGCGCTGGTGTCCTGCTCTTTCTTCAGCTCCTCGGCCATCATGGCAGCCTGTATGAAAATGTGAGCTCACTGTGAAAATTAATCTGCACGGCCTCGTTGAAACGACTCTGCGGTGAATTGGATGAAAGGCAGGAGACTTACATCCATGATGGCTTTTTTGGCCTTCTCATCGGCGTTCCTCGCCTCCTGGACGGTGTCCTCCATCTCTGACTGCAGCTGGGCTAAATCAGACTCCATCTTCTTTTTAGTGTTGAGGAGGCTGGAGTTCTGATCATTAGATAACATTTAGACATGACACCTTTATTCAAATTGTGAGTGGTTTATATCCACGGACAAgttcggtaacacttcattttacaggtctgtcAATTTCAcagtaattaggtgataattagcaagtaacctatttgacatttctttggaattactgccaaattaccttAATATTTACCctcaaaatttataaaaatcGATGACATCCTAATTCAGGTAACTAACTTGTAAAATCTCGAAGTTAGGATGGCTCTGTAACAGCTACATTCCTATcctaagataagatgagatgatGATTTAAGAGAATTCAGTTaggaaacatgtttctgtaaaACCCCAAATCCTAAAAGTCATCCTAAAACCCATATCCGGCCTTGTCCTATCCTGCATTACCTGACCATACCATGTCCTTTACTGCCCTTGTGTTCTGTCCAGTCCTGTTTAGTCTTGTCCTCCTGTACCGTCCTATATATTGTCTCCTAACCTGAGAGTGCAGCAGTTGAATCCTCTCACTGACGTCGATCACTTCCTGCTCGGCCAGCCTGCGACTTCTCTCAGATTGCTCCAGTGCCGCCCTGATCTCCTCGTTCTCCGCCATCATCAGGTTGTTGCGGCGCTCTGTGATCGCTAGCTGTTCCCTAAAGTCCTCCTGACAGTGGAGCGCTTCATCCAGATGGACCTGGGCATCCTGGGACAGAAGGCAACGGCTTGGAGCTTTAAATATATCGGTCTAACACTTCATGTAAACACTTCTATGAGCAAACAAACAATTAACAAACCTTCAACTGAGCCTGCAGGTTCCTCATTTGTTTGGTGGCCTCGGCCGCCTGGCGGTTGGCGTGACCCAGCTGGATCTCCATCTCGTTCAGatctccctccatctttttCTTCGTTCGGACGGCGTCGTTTCTGCTGCGCGTCTCGGCGTCCAGCGTGTTCTGCAGTGTGTCCACGGTCCTCTGGTGATTCCGCTTGAGCTGGTCGATTTCTTCGTCTTTCTCAGCCACCTTTCTGTCCACTTCTGACTTGATCTGATTCAGCTCCAGTTGAAGGTGCAGGATTTTGGCCTCCTCGTGCTCCAGGGAAGACTacggagagaaaacaaacacttgaTTGTGgttatttgaatgaaaatgtccGTATAATGTCGTTCCAAAGACAAACCTCAACTTCCTCAAGAGCTGCCTGGGTGTCTCTCTTCTCCTGCTCAGCTTGCTTTGCAGCTTTCTCCAGCTCATGGATAGTTTTAACAGATTGTCCGACTTGCTCTGTGATTTCTGTAATCTCCTCTGAAAAcgtaaagaaaaacattatcTTCTTGggtcaaaaacaaacaccatCAAATATGGATGATGTGTTTGCAGCAGAACCCACGCTGAAGgtttttattctctcttttcattGTCTCCAGATGATCCAGAGCCTCTTCGTATGAGTTTTTCAGCTTGAAGAGTTCGGTACTGAGCACTCTAGACTCTCTCTGGGACACTTCCAGATCTGATTGACTCGcctcatttttttgtttccattCAGCCAGAATCTAATAGAGGAGGAAATGTGTAACCAATGCAGCCTCAACAAGATGCAAATGTTTCTGAAGAGAAACAAACCAACCTTGTCAAAGTTCCTCTGTTTCTTGTCCAAGCTGGCATTGGCTGCATTTGACCTTTCCAGCTCAACCATGAGATCCTCCACCTCCGCCTGCAGCCGCTGCTTGGTTTTCTCCAGAGATGCACATTTGACATTTGCTGCCTCTGTCATTTCCTCAGACTCCTGCAGCCTCTGGGCCAGCCTCTTCCTGTGAACCAAACAGAAattgtgttaaagaggaagaaaCCCATCAGCAGTGAGTGACTAAGAAAGATAAGCTGTGCAGTTCTTACTTGGCCTCTTCGAGCTCTTCGGTGCGTTGGATGGCGTCCGTCTCGTATTTAGTTCTCCACTGAATCACCTCGCTGTTGGCTTTGAAAAGGCAGCGCTGCAGCTCAGCTTtggcctcctgctcctcctcgtACTGCTCTCTCAGCAGCTCACAGTCATGGCGAGATGACTGCAAACCGTGAGCTAGGGCGCTTTTTGTCTGAAAAATACAAGAGTGGTGCAATGCCTGAATTAATTACTGCTTTAGCGAGATGTAGTTAAAGGTGGAGTTATTAATGTTATAACAATGATTTTACAAGCGGTTCCCCGTTTTGTTTGGTAGCATGTGAGAACGCTGGCAACGAACGCAACACACAATAATCTGACAGGTTAGACGCTCGTTTGTATGCGCCGACAaaagcaaagaagaagaagactgcaagcTAGCTGAGGACTTGAGTCTCAAATTTtaggacttgagacttgactaacattaaaaaaagacttgactttgacttggtattcatgacttgagacttgacttagaCTTGAGACAGATGACTCGAAAGGACTtgacttattatttattaaatatttgcatttttctaGATATTGATGACaagttacatttgtttttgaaacGATGGTGAATGATTGGGTGACTTCTAGTGCAATGCAAACCTGGCAACCTACTAGGACATGGCAGACCAGCAGAGGCCAACGCATGAGCCATCATGGTGGGGGGCTAGTCCAACAAGGCAAAAATGAGCATGGCTAACAAAAGACgttgacattttttggcatcctggacttctaacccccaaaaggcacaactagaccacactgtcaaccatcctaccaaatttgaagttcctaaattaaatagttttcgagttctgctccggaaacgaaagtgtgacatgcGACCGGACGGACAGATCACAAATTTCAAGCTGCTTCTTTGCCAACTTCCctgcactgcagctttaaatcattGTTGTGGCTGTAACAGACTGTATATCAGACGTAATTGTGCCCTTCAGACCTTCATTTCCTCGTCCAAAAGTCTCTTCAACTCTTCGATTTGTTGAATCCCTGCAGTTTTGGCTCTGCTCAGCTGGGACAGAGTGATCTCTTTCTCCTCCAGCAGGCGTGTAAGCTCACCTGTTCAGGATAAAGAGGACACAAACTAACTTATCTCTCCATCTTAATCGCTCTTTTTGATAATTTCACATTTAGAAACGTACCATTTTCTGTTTGCTGACGAGCGCTGAGTGTCGTGTAATCACTCAGAGACCTCTGAGCTTCATCTGCTTTGgttttatattcattcatttggtCTTCAAAGCTCCTGCACAGTTTCTCCAGATTAGCCTGAAACATTGAGCACGAGCGGTTATCGCGAGCAAAAGATCAGATAAGAAAACATCGTGCTTCTCTGCAGACAGTCACTTACCTTGCTTTTCAGAACACTCTCCGTGTTGCTCACCATGTCATCGATTTCCATCTTCAGCtcacttttctctttctccagtTTCTGCTTGACCCTTTGAAGGTTGTCTATCTGATCGCTGAGTTGGGCGACGCTGTCGGCCTGTTTCTTGCGTAGAGTCGCGGCGATGGATTCGTGCTGCAGGGTGGACTCTTCCAGGTCACGACGCAGCCTATGAAACTCGGAATCACGCTTCTTGTTCATCTCGGCCTGAGCGGCGGTGGCTCCTCCGGCCTCCTCCAGCCTGTCGCTGATCTCGTCCAGCTCTCTGGACAGATCGCACCTCTGCTTCTCCACTTTGGCTCGAGCCGATCGCTCAGCCTCGATTTCCTCTTCTAGCTCTTCAGCGCGAGCCTACCGTCAAATTGGATTAACTTGTAAAAAATGTGGGTTCATAGGATGATAAAGACATGTATTGAAATAATTCTACTAATGTTATAAATCATACCTGAAGCTCTTTAATCTTCTTTTGCAGTTGAGTGTTAAGAACTTGCTCGTCATCGACTTTGCACTGCAGGCTGCTGATTTCAAAGTCCTTTCTGAAAAGTTTATTcagcaaagaaaaaaatttAATCTGCTTTTTTACTATTAAATTGCTGAAAATGCAggtttttagtgtgttttttcaCAAATAAGTTTAAAGGTATAGTCTAAcagtttgggaaatatgcttattcgctttcttgtaGACTAGTTTGATTGGAACTAGTCtacaagaaagcgaataagcatgTTTCCCAAACTGTTAGTCTGTTAAACTGTTATATCCTCTTTGTTTGATCCTTACGAAAAACGTTTTAGGGGGGTTACGTGCCAGACTATTTGCTGACGTCTTGTTATGACCGTGAGGTTATCAGGCAACCACTGGAGAGTTCGGCACGTAAACCCCCCATAAAATGGAGCGTTgatgtttttacttttcttttttttgtacagatcaaactagaattactgcaCCACGGTTGTATGCCTACGCCACCCAGTCAAGTTGTGTTTAAAACGTGTTTAACTGGATGCTAGTTGTGGAGGGGGATCAATCTAACTCTCAGACAGAAAGCAAGTGTATCACCCTCACATACATAAATCTTCGTCGGTAATTATTAAACTTAACTGTATTCACTTTGTGTTTTAGGATATAGCCTACAGTATGCAGGACTGAATCATCAAACAACcactcactttttcagtctctCTTCCATTTGCTGTCTTTCATTCTCCAGGTCCATGATGGTTTCCAGGGACAGCTTCAGATCCCCCTCCAGTTTTCTTCTGGATCTCTCCAGGTCTGCATTCACCTTCTTCTCCTGCTCCAGTGAGCCCTCCAGCTGCAAGAGACGTTCAACCAGTACGTCAACCAGTAAAACAAAGACACCAAACCAGGGACATTATGCCATTAAAAGAGGATTATTTCGTTGTCCAGACTTACGTCATCAACCTGTTGCTCCAGTTTGATTTTGGTCTTCGTCAGAGAGTTCCCTTTATCCTCCTCGGCCTGGAGGTCATCTAACGTCCGCTGGTGCACCTCCTGCAAACCTCTGATCTCCTTCGAAGCCTTCAGCAGTTTCTCCTCAAGAGTAGTGAGCTCCTCTACCAAGTTCTTAACCTGAGGAGCATTTAATAAGCAGGTTTTGAACGCAGGACTTCTACtcgtagtggagtatttttacagtttaCTTAAGTAACGGACCTGGATACTTCCTCCACCGCTGCTTTAACTAAAACCTGTTCAAAAGGGATGAAATCATCAAAGGTACCTTATTTTCTGTGGCGTATTTCTCCTTCTCCACTTTGACGATGGTGAGTTCCAGGTCGTCGATGTCTCTTTTGAGCTCCGAACATTCGTCCTCCAGCTTCCTCTTCTTCGTGGCGATTTCGGCATtgatctcctcctcttcctccaaccTCTCGGAGAACTCTTTGGCTTTGGCCTCCAGGTGGATCTTGCTCTTTATCAAGCCCTCGCACCGCTCCTCGGCATCGCACAGGTTCTCCCTCTCCTGAGGAGCAGGGGCACAATGGGAAAttataacaattcagta
This window harbors:
- the LOC119501214 gene encoding myosin-1B-like isoform X9 produces the protein MSDVEMEIYGVAAPYLRKSERERIAAQNMPFDAKTAIFVPDPRQEYVKGKIRSQDGSNVTVETENGKMVTVHLDDIRPMNPPKFDKLEDMAMLTHLHEPAVLFNLKERYAAWMIYTYSGLFCVTVNPYKWLPVYNPEVVAGYRGKKRQEAPPHIFSISDSAYQYMLTDRENQSILITGESGAGKTVNTKRVIQYFATIASMGDVSKKEQLPSKMKGNLEDQIIQANPLLEAFGNAKTVRNDNSSRFGKFIRIHFGTKGKLASADIETYLLEKSRVTFQLLAERSYHIFYQILSNKKPDLIEMMLITTNPYDYPFISQGEITVLSINDTEELMATDSAIDILGFNSEEKVGIYKLTGAVMHYGNMKFKQKQREEQAEPDGTEVADKVAYLMGLNSADLLKALCYPRVKVGNEYVTKGQTPQQVNNAMGALSKAVYEKLFLWMVTRINQQLDTKLPRQHFIGVLDIAGFEIFEMNSLEQLCINFTNEKLQQFFNHHMFVLEQEEYKKEGITWEFIDFGMDLAACIELIEKPMGIFSILEEECMFPKATDGSFKNKLYDQHLGKNSIFQKPKPCKGKVEAHFSLMHYAGTVDYNISGWLEKNKDPLNDTVVQLYQKASLKLLSQLFATYSTADGQSAKKKGSSFQTVSALFRENLNKLMSNLRSTNPHFVRCLIPNETKTPGSMDHHLVLHQLRCNGVLEGIRICRKGFPSRILYGDFKQRYRILNASAIPEGQFIDSKKASEKLLSSIDVDHAQYRFGYTKVFFKAGLLGLLEEMRDERLAVLMTRLQAVSRGYVTRLRLKEMMKKRESIFIIQYNIRSFMNVKNWPWMRLYFKIKPLLRSAEAEKEMQNMKEEFARLKEEFAKSEARRKELEEKMVMLVQEKNDLYLQIQAERENLCDAEERCEGLIKSKIHLEAKAKEFSERLEEEEEINAEIATKKRKLEDECSELKRDIDDLELTIVKVEKEKYATENKVKNLVEELTTLEEKLLKASKEIRGLQEVHQRTLDDLQAEEDKGNSLTKTKIKLEQQVDDLEGSLEQEKKVNADLERSRRKLEGDLKLSLETIMDLENERQQMEERLKKKDFEISSLQCKVDDEQVLNTQLQKKIKELQARAEELEEEIEAERSARAKVEKQRCDLSRELDEISDRLEEAGGATAAQAEMNKKRDSEFHRLRRDLEESTLQHESIAATLRKKQADSVAQLSDQIDNLQRVKQKLEKEKSELKMEIDDMVSNTESVLKSKANLEKLCRSFEDQMNEYKTKADEAQRSLSDYTTLSARQQTENGELTRLLEEKEITLSQLSRAKTAGIQQIEELKRLLDEEMKTKSALAHGLQSSRHDCELLREQYEEEQEAKAELQRCLFKANSEVIQWRTKYETDAIQRTEELEEAKKRLAQRLQESEEMTEAANVKCASLEKTKQRLQAEVEDLMVELERSNAANASLDKKQRNFDKILAEWKQKNEASQSDLEVSQRESRVLSTELFKLKNSYEEALDHLETMKRENKNLQQEITEITEQVGQSVKTIHELEKAAKQAEQEKRDTQAALEEVESSLEHEEAKILHLQLELNQIKSEVDRKVAEKDEEIDQLKRNHQRTVDTLQNTLDAETRSRNDAVRTKKKMEGDLNEMEIQLGHANRQAAEATKQMRNLQAQLKDAQVHLDEALHCQEDFREQLAITERRNNLMMAENEEIRAALEQSERSRRLAEQEVIDVSERIQLLHSQNSSLLNTKKKMESDLAQLQSEMEDTVQEARNADEKAKKAIMDAAMMAEELKKEQDTSAHLERMKKNLEVSVKDLQQRLDEAEQMALKGGKKELQKLENRVRELENELDSEQKRSSEAMKGARKYERRIKELTYQGEEEKKSVARLQDLVNKVQLKLKVYKRQCEEAEEQTSVHLAKARKVQHELEEAEERADIAESQLNKLRAKSRDVVGKAE
- the LOC119501214 gene encoding myosin-1B-like isoform X8, which encodes MSDVEMEIYGVAAPYLRKSERERIAAQNMPFDAKTAIFVPDPRQEYVKGKIRSQDGSNVTVETENGKMVTVHLDDIRPMNPPKFDKLEDMAMLTHLHEPAVLFNLKERYAAWMIYTYSGLFCVTVNPYKWLPVYNPEVVAGYRGKKRQEAPPHIFSISDSAYQYMLTDRENQSILITGESGAGKTVNTKRVIQYFATIASMGDVSKKEQLPSKMKGNLEDQIIQANPLLEAFGNAKTVRNDNSSRFGKFIRIHFGTKGKLASADIETYLLEKSRVTFQLLAERSYHIFYQILSNKKPDLIEMMLITTNPYDYPFISQGEITVLSINDTEELMATDSAIDILGFNSEEKVGIYKLTGAVMHYGNMKFKQKQREEQAEPDGTEVADKVAYLMGLNSADLLKALCYPRVKVGNEYVTKGQTPQQVNNAMGALSKAVYEKLFLWMVTRINQQLDTKLPRQHFIGVLDIAGFEIFEMNSLEQLCINFTNEKLQQFFNHHMFVLEQEEYKKEGITWEFIDFGMDLAACIELIEKPMGIFSILEEECMFPKATDGSFKNKLYDQHLGKNSIFQKPKPCKGKVEAHFSLMHYAGTVDYNISGWLEKNKDPLNDTVVQLYQKASLKLLSQLFATYSTADGHKRSAKKKGSSFQTVSALFRENLNKLMSNLRSTNPHFVRCLIPNETKTPGSMDHHLVLHQLRCNGVLEGIRICRKGFPSRILYGDFKQRYRILNASAIPEGQFIDSKKASEKLLSSIDVDHAQYRFGYTKVFFKAGLLGLLEEMRDERLAVLMTRLQAVSRGYVTRLRLKEMMKKRESIFIIQYNIRSFMNVKNWPWMRLYFKIKPLLRSAEAEKEMQNMKEEFARLKEEFAKSEARRKELEEKMVMLVQEKNDLYLQIQAERENLCDAEERCEGLIKSKIHLEAKAKEFSERLEEEEEINAEIATKKRKLEDECSELKRDIDDLELTIVKVEKEKYATENKVKNLVEELTTLEEKLLKASKEIRGLQEVHQRTLDDLQAEEDKGNSLTKTKIKLEQQVDDLEGSLEQEKKVNADLERSRRKLEGDLKLSLETIMDLENERQQMEERLKKKDFEISSLQCKVDDEQVLNTQLQKKIKELQARAEELEEEIEAERSARAKVEKQRCDLSRELDEISDRLEEAGGATAAQAEMNKKRDSEFHRLRRDLEESTLQHESIAATLRKKQADSVAQLSDQIDNLQRVKQKLEKEKSELKMEIDDMVSNTESVLKSKANLEKLCRSFEDQMNEYKTKADEAQRSLSDYTTLSARQQTENGELTRLLEEKEITLSQLSRAKTAGIQQIEELKRLLDEEMKTKSALAHGLQSSRHDCELLREQYEEEQEAKAELQRCLFKANSEVIQWRTKYETDAIQRTEELEEAKKRLAQRLQESEEMTEAANVKCASLEKTKQRLQAEVEDLMVELERSNAANASLDKKQRNFDKILAEWKQKNEASQSDLEVSQRESRVLSTELFKLKNSYEEALDHLETMKRENKNLQQEITEITEQVGQSVKTIHELEKAAKQAEQEKRDTQAALEEVESSLEHEEAKILHLQLELNQIKSEVDRKVAEKDEEIDQLKRNHQRTVDTLQNTLDAETRSRNDAVRTKKKMEGDLNEMEIQLGHANRQAAEATKQMRNLQAQLKDAQVHLDEALHCQEDFREQLAITERRNNLMMAENEEIRAALEQSERSRRLAEQEVIDVSERIQLLHSQNSSLLNTKKKMESDLAQLQSEMEDTVQEARNADEKAKKAIMDAAMMAEELKKEQDTSAHLERMKKNLEVSVKDLQQRLDEAEQMALKGGKKELQKLENRVRELENELDSEQKRSSEAMKGARKYERRIKELTYQGEEEKKSVARLQDLVNKVQLKLKVYKRQCEEAEEQTSVHLAKARKVQHELEEAEERADIAESQLNKLRAKSRDVVGKAE